The sequence below is a genomic window from Paenibacillus silvisoli.
TGAAACTGCGGCCTTCACGATCGGAACCGTCGATGGCGGACGAATTCCGTTCCGCGTCCGGGCCGGCGGCCAATGGTATGCGAGCGATGCGGACTTTACCGGCGAACGGCCGAATACGTTCCTGGAGCTGCGATTGCCGGCCGGCGAGCATCTGCTGCTGCTCGACTTGACCAGCGGATCGCACGGTCACGGCTACCATCTCGGCATCGATTGCGATATGCCGTTCGAGCTGCGTTCGCCGATTTCGGACGACGCGGGGCTTGCGAACGCGGATGCGGCGGCGGTGCCTTTCGCCATGATCGGGCCGTTCGACTGGGTCGAGCATATCGATCATCAGCCTGCGGTATCGATGGCGAAGGAGCAGCCGCTCTACGAGGCCGTGAAGCAAATCGACTCGGTCGAACAGCTGCGGGCGTATGCGGAATGGGTGAAGCCGATTCCGGAGCAGCTTGTGCATCGTACCGACGTCTACACCCAGACGGCTTGGCGGATCGTCGACAAGCCGCAGCCGGTACCGGTTGCGTTGCAGCATGCCGTCATCGCAGGCGCCGATGCCGGCGTTATCCCGTCGCACCCGGAGCTGGACACGGAAGTGCTGATCGATTTTGGCCGCGAATTGTCCGGCTATATCGCGTTTACGGTCGACGCCGCGGAAGGCACGGTGGTGGACGGCTATGGCTTCGAATATATGCGCGACTGCTGGCGGCAGTACACGTTCGAGCTGGACAACACGTTCCGTTATACATGCCGGGAAGGGCGGCAGACGTACGTGTCGGTCGTGCGGCGCGGTCTGCGCTATCTAGCGCTGACGGTTCGGGGCGCCGGCAGACCTGTGAAGCTGGTTGACATTAAGCTGCTGCAAAGCAATTTCCCGACAGCCAATGTCGGCACCTTCCACTCCAGCAATGCCAAGCTGAACGAAATTTGGCGGATCAGCCGGGATACGACTCGCCTGTGCATGGAGGATACGTTCGTCGATTGCCCGGCCTTCGAGCAGACGTATTGGGTTGGCGACGCCCGCAACGCATCGCTCATCAACTACTATGCGTTCGGTTCGGCCGAAATCGTAGAGCACTGCCTGCGGCTCGTTCCGGGCTCCGCCTTCCAATCGCCGCTCTTCGGCGACCAGGTGCCGAGCGGCTGGAGCAGCGTCATTCCGAACTGGACGTTCTTCTGGGTGTCGGCATGTCTCGAGCATTACCAATTTACGGGCAACGAGACGTTCGCCAAAGACATGTGGCCGCATGTCCGGTTTACGCTGGAACACTTCTTACAAAAGCTCGATGACCGCGGCCTGTTGAACATGCGCGGCTGGAACCTGCTCGATTGGGCGCCGTTCGAGCAGCCGGACGACGGTATCGTCGCGCCGCAAAACATGTTCCTGGTCAAAGCGCTTCGCGATGCCGCTCAGCTTGCCGATGCTGCAGGCGATCGCGGGTTCGGAGAAGCTTTTGCCGGCCGTGCAGACCAGCTTCGCGATGCGGTCAATGCAGGGCTGTGGGATGAGTCCCGCCAAGCGTATCTCGACTGCATCCATGCGGACGGCCGCCCTTCGTCGACGCTTAGCATGCAGACGCAGGTCGTGGCCTTGCTTTGCGGCATTGCGACGGAGGTCCGCGCTCAGGTGCTGAAGCGGTACATTGCGGAGCCGCCTGCCGACTTCGTTCAGATCGGCAGTCCGTTCATGTCCTTCTTCTACCACGAAGCGCTGGTGAAGCTGGGCATGCAGGACACGATGGCTGACGATATTTTGCAGCAATACGGCGTCATGGTCGATGCCGGAGCGACCTCGGTGTGGGAGGTCTATCCGATCAGCAATATTACGATCAACGCCAAAATGCTCACGCGCAGCCACAGTCATGCTTGGTCCGCCGGACCGGTATACTTCCTCGGCTCCGAGGTGCTCGGGGTTCGCGGACTGACGCCGGGCTGGACGAAGGTCGCCGTGGCGCCTAAGCCGGTCGGCCTCACCTGGGCGCGCGGCGCCGTACCGCTGCCGGGCAGCGGCCGCATCGACGTCTCCTGGAAGGTCGACGAAGCGACGAAGACGATGCAGCTCCGCGTCGTCGCGCCGTCGAGCGTGGAGCTCGACATCTCGGCGCCTGACGGCTACGAGCTGGAGTCGGAGAAGGTTTTATTGGGATAGAACGCGGAGAGCCTGGCGAGTAGATGCCAGGCTCTTTGTTGTATGCGAATGCTGAGGCGCCTAACGGTCATGGATGTCCGTTAGAGCTCAAAAAAGCTCGCCTTATTGGCGAGCTTTTTTATCGACGAATCGATTCGCTTTTATTTGAGCAATGGCTTCACTGATCATTTTGTCGCGCTCAGGATCAGGGCCGGGCAGCGTTTGCTCTACATAGTGGCCATTGGCAACACGACGAGCAACATCATCAAGCGATTCTCCAAACAAATAAAGATCCTTCAAAACCGACCTCGCAGACTCTCCCGCTCCATCCCGCCACGTGTTGATCATTCGGAAATCGGTATTGTCCGTGATCTGATCGATGCTGCCGATCATCCTATTGCCGAACAGCCATTGAACCGCCGGATGCTGAATCTCTTTCTCCAGCAGGCCGACTATCTCGCCGCCGCCATTCATGACCATGAACGGGCGTGAAAAGAAGCTGCTTGCCTCTTCCGTCACCGGTTCCATTATGCCAAGCGCATTGTGCATGCGGGCCAAGTGTCCGTACACTTGATTTAACGCCTGTTCCCGTTCTTTCCACGACGTCGCGGTTTGCACCTTCCACAGCTCGCCGGTCAGAAGCTCCGCGCATGCCAGCTTCCCGAAAGCCGTTCCGAACCATTTTGGATAAGGCGCATACTGCCGCTCCATCAGGAAGCACAGATTCATGACGTCCCTTACAAGACGCGACGCAATGACGGCGGAACCGAGCTCATCGCCTGCATGTCCGGCGCGGCACATCAGATGCTCCTCTTGACCGATCCGCTGCCATGCGGACGCAATCAAATAAAACCAAACATCCTGAGGATAGTATTGCAGCCGTCCACGAAGCGCCGCCAATTGTTCCCCATCATCGCGGAATACTTCGCCCTTCGTCAGCTCCAGCAGCGTTTGGGCCGGGAACGTAAGCCAATCGAGCTCATCAAGCGGCTCCCTCACGTCGTAAGCTAAACAATCCCATACGTATTGCTGCAGCGTCGTGACTACCGTCTTATGCGGCTCAATCGGGAAACCGCGGAAGGATTCCGGTAGCCGCTCAGTCACAAACGTACGCAATTCATCCGTCAGCGCGTTATTTTCCCCGCATAGAAAAAGCTGTACGCGCGGTCCCCAATCGTGATCCTGCG
It includes:
- a CDS encoding family 78 glycoside hydrolase catalytic domain; the encoded protein is MWEASWIWDGGEASPRNAWRCFRKSFDYAGGGDTKVKLTADTRYVLYVNGTQVGRGPVRSWPFELVYDEYEIGHLLNNHAPNTIAVLVIHAGVATFQSLRERGGLLLQVESGSGDVIERTDASWKTAVHAAYDATSSRISCQLPFTERYDARSWNDAWMEASFDDSAWEEATVIGNAGMAPWTSLVPRPIPYLTEEPVYPVRVEELNFVRPVPWSAVFDVRTMLVPDSVNHANPISFVGLMATVVSLPETAAFTIGTVDGGRIPFRVRAGGQWYASDADFTGERPNTFLELRLPAGEHLLLLDLTSGSHGHGYHLGIDCDMPFELRSPISDDAGLANADAAAVPFAMIGPFDWVEHIDHQPAVSMAKEQPLYEAVKQIDSVEQLRAYAEWVKPIPEQLVHRTDVYTQTAWRIVDKPQPVPVALQHAVIAGADAGVIPSHPELDTEVLIDFGRELSGYIAFTVDAAEGTVVDGYGFEYMRDCWRQYTFELDNTFRYTCREGRQTYVSVVRRGLRYLALTVRGAGRPVKLVDIKLLQSNFPTANVGTFHSSNAKLNEIWRISRDTTRLCMEDTFVDCPAFEQTYWVGDARNASLINYYAFGSAEIVEHCLRLVPGSAFQSPLFGDQVPSGWSSVIPNWTFFWVSACLEHYQFTGNETFAKDMWPHVRFTLEHFLQKLDDRGLLNMRGWNLLDWAPFEQPDDGIVAPQNMFLVKALRDAAQLADAAGDRGFGEAFAGRADQLRDAVNAGLWDESRQAYLDCIHADGRPSSTLSMQTQVVALLCGIATEVRAQVLKRYIAEPPADFVQIGSPFMSFFYHEALVKLGMQDTMADDILQQYGVMVDAGATSVWEVYPISNITINAKMLTRSHSHAWSAGPVYFLGSEVLGVRGLTPGWTKVAVAPKPVGLTWARGAVPLPGSGRIDVSWKVDEATKTMQLRVVAPSSVELDISAPDGYELESEKVLLG
- a CDS encoding DUF4037 domain-containing protein — its product is MKGIELSRRFYLEWMKPLLDTHYPSLNYSAALIGPGSEVLGYDTDLSQDHDWGPRVQLFLCGENNALTDELRTFVTERLPESFRGFPIEPHKTVVTTLQQYVWDCLAYDVREPLDELDWLTFPAQTLLELTKGEVFRDDGEQLAALRGRLQYYPQDVWFYLIASAWQRIGQEEHLMCRAGHAGDELGSAVIASRLVRDVMNLCFLMERQYAPYPKWFGTAFGKLACAELLTGELWKVQTATSWKEREQALNQVYGHLARMHNALGIMEPVTEEASSFFSRPFMVMNGGGEIVGLLEKEIQHPAVQWLFGNRMIGSIDQITDNTDFRMINTWRDGAGESARSVLKDLYLFGESLDDVARRVANGHYVEQTLPGPDPERDKMISEAIAQIKANRFVDKKARQ